One Ricinus communis isolate WT05 ecotype wild-type chromosome 2, ASM1957865v1, whole genome shotgun sequence DNA segment encodes these proteins:
- the LOC8263249 gene encoding 12-oxophytodienoate reductase 1-like, protein MCSEAPNIPLLRPYQMGSFSLSHRIVLAPLTRQRSYNNVPQPHAFLYYSQRTTEGGLPIAEATGISETSRGYLHTPGIWTKEQIEAWKPIVDAVHAKGGIFFCLIWHVGRVSSIEFQPNGQAPISCTDRPLTLQSTGNEVGQFSPPRRLKTDEIPQVVNEFTFAARNAIEAGFDGVEIHGAHGYIIDQFMKDQVNDRTDKYGGYLENRCRFALEVVEAVVNEIGADKVGIKLSPFGDYMESGDSNPEALGLYMAEALNDYKILYCHMVEPRMETAEERTECAYSLLPMRKAFKGTFIVGGGYRREDGNKAVEENNADLIAYGRIFLANPDLPRRFELNAPLNQYDRETFYTPDPVIGYTDYPFLDATT, encoded by the exons ATGTGCTCTGAGGCTCCTAATATTCCTCTTCTCCGTCCATATCAGATGGGGAGTTTCAGTCTTTCTCATAG aaTTGTTCTGGCACCCTTAACCAGGCAGAGATCATACAACAATGTTCCTCAGCCACATGCCTTTTTGTATTACTCTCAGAGAACAACTGAAGGGGGTCTTCCTATAGCTGAAGCTACAGGAATTTCAGAGACTTCTCGAGG GTATCTTCACACTCCTGGTATATGGAcaaaagaacaaattgagGCATGGAAACCTATTGTAGATGCTGTTCATGCCAAAGGTggtattttcttttgtctaaTTTGGCATGTTGGAAGAGTTTCAAGTATAG AGTTTCAGCCAAATGGGCAGGCTCCAATTTCTTGTACAGACAGGCCTTTGACCCTTCAATCTACTGGCAATGAAGTTGGACAGTTCTCACCTCCAAGGAGACTGAAAACAGACGAAATTCCTCAAGTTGTGAATGAGTTTACATTTGCTGCTAGGAATGCAATTGAAGCTG GCTTTGATGGAGTTGAGATCCATGGGGCTCATGGTTACATAATTGATCAGTTTATGAAAGACCAGGTGAATGATAGAACTGACAAATATGGTGGGTATCTAGAGAATCGGTGCCGCTTTGCTCTGGAAGTAGTTGAAGCTGTGGTGAATGAGATAGGAGCAGATAAAGTAGGAATTAAATTGTCTCCATTTGGAGACTATATGGAATCGGGAGACTCAAATCCTGAAGCATTGGGACTTTACATGGCTGAAGCATTGAATGACTATAAAATTCTTTACTGTCACATGGTTGAACCAAGAATGGAAACTGCTGAAGAAAGAACTGAATGTGCATACAGTCTTCTGCCTATGAGAAAGGCTTTTAAAGGAACCTTTATTGTTGGTGGGGGTTACAGAAGAGAAGATGGAAACAAAGCTGTGGAAGAGAACAATGCAGATCTTATTGCTTATGGTCGCATTTTCCTTGCTAATCCGGATTTGCCAAGAAGATTTGAGCTTAATGCTCCTCTCAACCAGTATGACAGAGAAACATTCTACACACCTGATCCTGTTATTGGTTATACTGATTATCCATTTCTTGATGCCACTACTTAA
- the LOC8263248 gene encoding 12-oxophytodienoate reductase 2 — protein MNLDTKEEQHSYNTAMSAQPPTIPLLTPYELGTFNLSHRVVLAPLTRQRSYNSVPQPHAILYYSQRTTKGGLLICEATGVSDTAQGYPDTPGIWTKEQVEAWKPIVDAVHAKDGIFFCQIWHVGRVSNAGFQPNGQAPISCTDKPLTPQIRGNGIDLAQFTPPRRLRTDEIPQIVNDFRIAARNAMEAGFDGVEIHGAHGYLIDQFMKDQVNDRTDQYGGSLENRCRFALEVVEAVVKEIGADKVGIRLSPYANYMESGDSNPEALGLYMVESLNKYGILYCHMVEPRMKTVGEKSECPQSLLPMRKAFKGTFIAAGGYDMEDGNKAVAENRADLIAFGRLFLANPDLPRRFELNAPLNKYNRETFYISDPVIGYTDYPFLEAST, from the exons ATGAATTTGGACACTAAAGAAGAACAACATTCATACAACACTGCCATGTCTGCTCAACCTCCCACTATTCCTCTTCTTACCCCTTACGAGTTGGGCACCTTCAATCTTTCGCATAG agttgttttggcaccattaaCTAGGCAGAGATCATACAACAGTGTCCCTCAGCCACATGCTATTTTGTATTACTCTCAGAGAACCACCAAAGGAGGTCTTCTTATATGTGAAGCCACTGGAGTTTCTGATACTGCTCAAGG GTATCCTGATACTCCTGGCATTTGGACCAAAGAACAAGTTGAGGCATGGAAACCCATAGTAGATGCTGTCCACGCCAAAGATGGTATCTTCTTTTGTCAAATTTGGCATGTTGGGCGAGTTTCAAATGCTG GTTTTCAGCCAAATGGGCAGGCTCCAATATCCTGTACAGACAAGCCTTTGACTCCTCAGATTCGAGGTAATGGCATTGATCTTGCTCAGTTCACACCTCCTAGGCGACTAAGAACGGATGAAATTCCTCAAATTGTGAATGATTTTAGAATTGCCGCAAGGAATGCCATGGAAGCTG GTTTTGATGGAGTTGAGATCCATGGAGCTCATGGCTACTTAATTGACCAGTTTATGAAAGATCAGGTGAATGACCGAACAGATCAATATGGTGGATCTCTAGAGAACCGTTGTCGCTTCGCTTTAGAAGTTGTTGAAGCTGTGGTCAAAGAAATAGGAGCCGATAAAGTTGGAATTAGATTATCTCCATATGCAAACTATATGGAATCAGGAGATTCAAATCCTGAAGCCTTGGGACTTTACATGGTTGAATCCTTGAACAAATATGGCATACTTTACTGCCACATGGTTGAGCCAAGAATGAAAACAGTTGGGGAAAAATCTGAATGTCCACAGAGTCTTTTGCCTATGAGAAAGGCTTTTAAGGGTACATTTATTGCTGCTGGGGGTTATGACATGGAAGATGGAAACAAAGCTGTGGCGGAAAACCGCGCAGATCTCATTGCTTTCGGTCGCCTTTTCCTGGCTAATCCAGATTTACCAAGGAGATTTGAGCTTAATGCACCTCTAAACAAGTACAACAGAGAAACATTTTACATTTCTGATCCTGTGATTGGTTATACTGATTATCCATTCCTGGAAGCCAGTACTTGA